One window of Nicotiana tomentosiformis chromosome 11, ASM39032v3, whole genome shotgun sequence genomic DNA carries:
- the LOC138901977 gene encoding uncharacterized protein At1g08160: MVYSIENTSVHNYNLTNDDHLYANFKFGLRAYNPNKRISIYYDNIEVKLFFISQPISSNNVEPFFQPRRNVTRLDLSLPAKDAVLYDEIAHDFKTERSAGAVEVEVKIRAKIRFKVGVWKSGHRTLKILCTPRVSFSNYRKSSKSYPCDVDL; this comes from the coding sequence ATGGTCTATTCGATCGAAAATACTTCAGTTCATAACTACAACTTAACCAACGATGACCATTTATATGCAAATTTCAAATTCGGATTACGAGCCTACAATCCCAACAAGAGAATTTCCATATATTACGACAACATTGAAGTAAAACTCTTCTTTATCTCTCAACCAATTTCTTCTAATAATGTTGAACCATTTTTTCAGCCTCGTAGAAATGTGACACGTTTGGATCTTTCACTTCCGGCGAAAGACGCGGTACTTTACGACGAGATTGCTCATGATTTTAAGACAGAAAGAAGTGCTGGAGCAGTGGAAGTTGAGGTGAAAATTAGGGCAAAAATAAGGTTTAAAGTTGGAGTTTGGAAATCAGGTCATAGGACGTTGAAGATTTTGTGTACTCCTAGGGTGTCTTTTTCTAATTACAGAAAGAGTTCTAAGTCTTATCCTTGTGATGTAGATTTATAA